A single window of Emys orbicularis isolate rEmyOrb1 chromosome 18, rEmyOrb1.hap1, whole genome shotgun sequence DNA harbors:
- the EGFL7 gene encoding epidermal growth factor-like protein 7, producing MQRISCLLTGFVLILGVTSTERFARSGRRVCSAEMQNGAASYVESHVQPVYQPYLTTCQGHRLCSTYRTTYKVAYRLAYRRFSQPIYMCCPGWRRANVHAVGCSKAICRLPCQNGGSCSAPDRCTCPPGWMGKSCQTDVDECTGPSHGCSQHCVNTPGSYGCACRAGQRLSADGKSCQASEPPTETEASPALNRSGASSEMKEEMQALRSRVEVLEQKLQLLLAPFHNLMPSAADDVSTDPISQLFYSLRQLDRIESLSEQISFLEERLETCSCKNER from the exons ATGCAGAGAATCAGCTGCCTCCTCACGGGATTTGTCTTAATCCTTGGTGTGACCAGCACTGAGCGTTTTGCCCGGTCAGG CCGCAGGGTGTGCTCTGCAGAGATGCAGAACGGAGCCGCTTCCTATGTGGAGTCCCACGTGCAGCCTGTCTACCAGCCCTACCTCACAACGTGCCAGGGACACCGGCTCTGCAGTACGTACAG AACCACATACAAGGTTGCCTATCGCCTGGCCTACAGGAGATTTTCCCAGCCCATCTATATGTGCTGCCCCGGATGGAGACGGGCAAACGTCCACGCAGTCGGATGCAGCAAAG CCATTTGCAGGTTGCCTTGTCAAAACGGTGGGAGCTGTTCAGCCCCAGACAGATGCACCTGCCCCCCAGGATGGATGGGGAAATCCTGCCAGACAG ACGTGGATGAATGCACTGGCCCGAGCCACGGCTGCAGCCAGCATTGTGTCAACACGCCTGGGAGCTACGGCTGTGCCTGTCGGGCTGGGCAAAGGCTCTCCGCCGATGGGAAATCATGCCAGGCTTCGGAACCACCCACTGAGACAGAGGCCTCCCCCGCCCTCAACCGATCAG GCGCCTCCAGTGAAATGAAGGAAGAAATGCAAGCCCTCCGGAGCCGGGTGGAAGTGCTGGAGCAG aaACTCCAGTTACTGTTGGCTCCATTCCATAACCTCATGCCATCGGCAGCAGATGACGTCAGCACAGACCCCATCAGCCAGCTGTTCTACTCCCTGCGGCAGCTGGATAGAATCGAGTCCCTGAGTGAGCAGATCTCCTTCCTGGAGGAGCGACTGGAGACAT